The nucleotide sequence TATCAATTACAATACTTTTTCCCAAATACCTTCTGTTAATATTAAAACAGTTGATGGAGGGATAATTAATACTTCTGAATTCAATAATGATGGTCATCCTATGGTTATTAGTTTCTGGGCAACATGGTGTAAGCCTTGTAAAGAAGAATTGGATAATATTCATGAAGTTTATGAAGATTGGAGAGATGAAACAAATGTAAAATTAATTGCCATTAGTATTGATGATGCACGAAATGCCTCTAAAATAAAACCACTTGCAAACTCTAAAAGATGGGACTACGAGGTTTACCATGATAGTAATAGTGAATTTGCAACTCAAATGGGAGTAAAACCTATACCTCACACATTTCTGTTAAACGGTGATAAAAAAATTATATGGAATCATACGGGCTATACTGATGGAGACGAAGAAGAGTTATATGATAAAATTTTAGAACTCCTAGAGTAAAAAAATGAAAACCTATTTTTTTATAATAACATCAATTATATACCTACATGTCAATGGGCAGAAATTTGGGAATATTTCAGGAAATGCCGAATTAAGCATTCAAACATTTCAAGAAGATTCTACTATAAACGCTGAAGCAAGAAATTCGTATACAAAAAGCTATGTTAATTTAATATATAATTATAAAAACATCATAGTTGGTTCTAGGTTTGAATTTTATAATAACGCCATTCCAGGATTGACAGATTATGAGGGTGCAGGGTTAGCTAATAAATTTATACAATATAAAAATCAATTTATTGATATTACTTTAGGAAATTTTTATGATGAATTTGGCAATGGACTTATTCTCAGAACCTATTATGACTCTAATTTAGGAATTGATAATTCAATCAATGGATTTAGACTAAAAACAGTTCCTTCAATAGGCGTATACCTCACTGCTATAATAGGACGGCAAAGATCTTATTGGGAATTATCCAATACAATAATAAAAGCATTGAACACAGATATCTTACTAAATGACATTTTACTAAAAAACTGGTCCTCAACTGTTAATTTAGGAGCAAGTTTTGTAACTAAAAAAGAAGAAGATGACAATCCTTTATATATCTTACCTGAAAATATTGGAGCTTTTAATGGACGATTAAATCTTACAAAAGGTAAAATTAATCTGAATTTTGATTACGCCCACAAAATTAACGATCCATCTGCTGACAATAATTATATTTACAAAACTGGAAATGCTATAATTATCACCAGCAATTACTCAGTTAAAGGTCTAGGCTTGTCACTAGGTTTAAAAAGACTAGAAAACATGAGCTTTAGAAGTGAACGAAATGCCATACTTCAAGATTTAAATATCAATTTCATTACTCCTTTTACTAAACAGCAAAGCTATTCACTTGCAACAATTTACCCTTACACTAGTCAACCAAATGGTGAAATTGGGACTCAATTTGATCTATATTATACAATTCCCAAAAAAACTAAATTAGGTGGAAAATACGGAACAAGTATAAATATTAATTTTTCAAATGTATATGACATTGATAGAAGAATGATAAATGGAGCATCCACAATAAACGAAAGTGGAACATTGGGATACAATTCAAATTACTTCAAAAAAGGCGAAAAGCTTTTTCAAGAACTAAATATAGAGATAGTTAAAAAATTTAATAAAAAATTAAAATTTATTGGATCATATATTTATCTAGAAAACAATGATAAGGTAATTAAATCTCAACCATTATTAAATAACCAAAATCATGAATATATCTATGCGAAAATTGCTATTATAGAATTTCTATATAAGATTAAACCTAAAAATTCTACAAGAATAGAATTACAACACCTTTCAACTAAACAGCACTTTGGCAATTGGATAATGGGACTTTTAGAATATAAATTAGCTCCTAACTGGTTTTGGTCAGTTCAAGATCTTTATAATTATGGACACCCAAATCAACCTCACTACTATTCTATATCTTCAGGTTACACAAAAGGTGCAAATAGACTATCAATTACATATGGAAAACAAAGAGCAGGCTTATTTTGTGTAGGGGGAGTATGCAGAGAAGTGCCTGCATCTAATGGATTCTCCATTAATTTAACTAGTTCATTTTAAATCTATGAAAAATTATATATTCATCATATGTGGATTTCTTTTAACATGTTGCGACACAATTGAACCACCATTTTTACAGAGCAATTCTCAAACAAGCCAAAAAATTATTATGATTGAGAAATTTACGGGCCATAAATGCAGTAATTGTCCAGCTGCAACAATAAAAATAAAAGAATTGCAAGAATTATATCAAGATGCAATAATTCCTGTTTCAATTCATCCAGGTGGTCTTCCTGAATTTACTAACACAGATAACAATTACACCTACGATTTTACAACAAATTCTAGTAATATAATCGCTGATGATATGGGAGCAACTTTTTTACCACTAGGTACTGTAAATCGTGTGGAAGAAGGTATTTCTAACAGATGTTTTACAAAAGATCAATGGGCATCTGAAATTGAAAATCTTCTATATGACTCAAAAGGATTACCTAGACCAAAAAAGTTTGATATTGAAATTTCAACCATTTTCAATAATTCAACAAGAGAACTAACAATTGAAACAAATGTAGCTTCCTTATCATCATTACAAAATTTTTTCAAACTAGCCATAATTGTAATAGAAGATGGAATTATTGCTCCACAAATTGATGGCACTGAATATATTGAAAACTATGAACACAACAATATTTACAGATGTGATGTAAACGGTACATATGGAGAAATTATAAATGATTTAAAAGGTTTAGATGAAGAATTTGTATTTGAATCTTCATATATAATCACCTTAAATCAAAACCTAAATTCTAATTGGACAAATGATTGGGATAATATAAATAATTGCTTTATCGTGGCATATGTGTATGATGCAGAATCATTAATTATTCAGGATGTTGTTAAAAAAGCAATCATAAATGAATAAGTTTTTTATAACTCTATTTTATTTTTTATTTAGTACAATCTGTATTAGTCAAAATTTTCATGGAGGGATTATTGTAGGTGCATCAACAAGTCAAGTTTCTGGAGATGGATTAAGTGGATTTAACAAAATAGGGCCTAGATTTGGAATATATATTAATCAAGAAATTGACTGGTATGGATTACAATTAGAATTACAATATATAACAAAAGGAAGTAAAAAAAAAACTGACTCAAGCAACCCAAATGACAATATTAATAACTTATCATTTAATTCTTTAAATAATTATAACTTCCATTTAGAGTATATCGGAGTCCCTATTTTATTCTTTTCAAGAATTAAAAAAAACATAAAACTAGAGTTAGGAACATCTTTTAATTTTATTATTAAACAGAGTGAAGAAATTGACTTTTATTTAGATAATTCCAATGAAGTACATAACTTTGAATCAGACATCATTTTAGGAATAACATACCCAATAAATAATAAAATACTACTCAACACAAGAATTTCAAACTCTATTTCCCCAATTCGTCCTCATGCATCTGGAGAGACATATCGATTAAATAGAGGACAGTATAATACTGTTTTATGTTTTAGTTTATATTATAAATTATATTAAAAACTAGAAAATTTTTACTTGTGCACCTGGTAAATTTTTATTTAAATAATCATACGCCTTTTTTGTAGCTTGTCTTCCCCTAGGTGTTCTCTCAAGATAACCTTGTTGAATTAAAAATGGCTCTATCACTTCTTCCAAGGTGTCAGACTCTTCAGCAACAGCAGTAGAAATAGTAGTTAATCCAACAGGACCACCATTAAATTTATCAATTATACAAGTAAGAATTCTTTTATCCATTCTATTAAGTCCATTTTTATCTACATGTAATGAAGCTAAAGCAGTTTCTGTAATTTCTAAATCGATAGCTCCTGTTCCTTTAACTTGTGCAAAATCCCGAACTCGTTTGACATATTGATTAGCAATCCTCGGAGTTCCTCTACTTCTACTAGCAATCTCAACTGCTGCATTATCACTGATTTGGATGCCTAAAATATCCGACGATCTCTTAACAATTTTTGTAAGTGTAGTAGCATCATAATAATCTAAACGACAAGGAATACTAAATCTATCTCTTAAAGGCTGAGTTAATAAACCTGCACGTGTTGTAGCACCAATTAAAGTAAAGTGATTGAGATTAATCTGAACAGATCTTGCACTTGGACCACTTTCTATCATAACATCAATCCTAAAATCTTCCATGGCAGAATATAAATATTCTTCAACAACTGTACTTAATCTATGTATTTCATCAATAAATAAGACATCTCTTTCTTCTAAACTAGTTAATAAACCCGCTAAATCACCAGGTTTCTCAATAACAGGGCCAGATGTTATTTTTAAATTAGAACCTAATTCTTTTTTAATAATATGTGCAAGAGTTGTTTTTCCCAAGCCTGGTGGACCGTGTAATAAAACATGGTCTAACGCCTCACCTCTTTGATTAGCTGCAGTTACAAATATTTTTAAATTTTTTAAAATTTCGTTTTGACCAGAAAAATCTTCAAAAGAAAGTGGTCGCAATTTATTGTCAAATTCTAAATATTCAGAGTTTGAGTCATTAAGTTCATCATACTTATCATTTTCTTCCATAAATATTTAAGTTATGAATTATTAATTAAATAAAAGACGAAAAGCTTAATGCGCCTCTTCCTCACCCTTTTTGAGTGGAACTATCTGTGAAACAAAATCATCATCCATACCAGGTTTAGAATAATCATATGCCCACCTGTGCACTTTTGGTATTTCGCCCGGCCAATTTCCGTGGATATGTTCAACTGGAGTAGTCCATTCCAGTGTGTTAGATTTCCAAGGATTTTGTGAAGCTTTAGGGCCTCTGTACATGCTATAAAAAAAGTTGAAAAAGAAAATAACCTGGAATAAGGCTCCAACAATTGCAAAAAAGCTAACTACTTCATTTATATCTAATAAATTATCAAACATTGGAAATGCCGTGTTTGAGTAATATCTCCTTGGTAATCCAGCCATTCCTAAAAAATGCATAGGAAAAAAAGTACCATAAGCGCAAATAAATGTTCCCCAAAAATGAACATATCCAAGTTTTAAATTCATCATTCTACCATACATTTTTGGATACCAATGATAAACACCGGCTAACATTCCAAATATTGCAGATAATCCCATTACAATATGAAAATGGGCAACCACAAAATAAGTGTCATGAACATTAATGTCAAGCGCACTATCTCCTAGGATTAGTCCTGTGAGTCCGCCAGTAATAAATGTTGAAACGAGACCTATTGAAAATAACATTGCAGGAGTAAATTGCAGATTACCTCTCCATAGAGTAGCAATATAATTAAACACCTTAATAGCAGATGGAATAGCAATTAGTAGAGTAGTAAAAACAAATACTGAACCTAGAAACGGATTCATACCTGTAATAAACATATGATGTCCCCATACAATAAAAGATAGAAAGGCAATTGCTAATATTGAACCAATCATAGCTCTATAACCAAAAATTGGTTTTCGTGAATTAGTAGCAATAATTTCAGAAGTTAAACCAAGGGCAGGTAACAATACAATATAGACCTCAGGATGGCCTAAGAACCAAAATAGGTGTTGAAATAAGATTGGGTTCCCACCTGCATGCGATAAAACTTCACCTTGTACTAAAATGTCTGATAAAAAGAAACTGGTACCAAAACTTCTATCAAAAACTAAAAGTAGTGCAGCTGATAATAAAACAGGAAAGGATAAAACACCTAAAATTGCAGTTATGAACAATGCCCAGACTGTTAAAGGTAGACGAGTCATGGTGAGCCCTTCTGTTCTAAGATTCAATACAGTAACAATATAATTTAGACCCCCTAATAATGAGGAAATAATAAATAATGTCATACTAACTAGCCAAAGGGTCATCCCTAATCCAGACCCTGACATTGCCTGTGGAACAGCACTTAGTGGAGGATAAATAGTCCACCCAGCAGCCGCAGGTCCAGATTGAACAAATAGTGATATAATCATAATTACACTTGAAGCAAAAAAGAACCAATATGATAACATATTCATAAAGCCTGAAGCCATATCTCGTGCTCCTACTTGAAGTGGAAGTAATAGATTAGCAAAAGTTCCACTTAATCCTCCGGTTAACACAAAGAATACCATAATAGTCCCATGAATTGTAACTAATGAAAGATAAATATCAGGACTCATTACTCCACCCTCTGCCCATCTTCCTAAAAAAAATGATAAAACTCCACTAGACTCTCCTGGGTTAGCAAGTTGAATACGAAATAATGCAGACATAACCATTGCAACTACTCCCATAAACATACCTGTAATCAAAAACTGCTTGGATATCATTTTATGATCCAAAGTAAAAACATATTTAGAAAAAAAGTTTTCTTCGTGATGTCCATGTTCACTCATAATATTCAATATTTATAGGTTAGAAATTTTATTTACACTCTGTTCTTCAATCCATTTATTGAATTCTTCTTCGGTTTCAACAACTACTTTCATTTGCATATTGTAGTGAGCATTCCCACATATTTTGTTGCACAAAAGAACATATTCAAAAAGATCATTCTCAACTTCTTTTTTCATAGCATCAGTAGTAATTGTAGGAGTAAACGCGAATTGTGTCGTTGTTCCTGGAACACAATTCATTTGAACCCTAAAGTGGGGTAAATAAGCCGAATGAATAACATCTTGAGATCTAAACTTAAATAAGACTTTTTTCCCAACTGGTAAATGAAGTTCTTTTGTAATTATATCATCCTCAGCAGCCAGTAATTGATCTTGACTGGTTGTAACATAATAAGTTGTTAATGTCTTTTTCTTCTTTATTAATTTTTCTATTCTTTGATTTTTTAACTTTTTTTCTGCAGGGTTAGAACTAATTGAAATTTGATTTTTTAATTTTGCTATTTTTTCGTCAATTGAGGCTATCTGACTATTCTTTGTTGCCTCGGATATAACACCTAATTCATTTTTCCCACCAACAAACCTAACATTTGCATTACCTAGCTTATTATCTTCACCAGAATATCTAGCAGTCCAACCAAATTGTTTTGCATAAACTTCAATTATAATTGCATCTTTTATATCTTGGTTAACAATTTTTCCCCAAACATTTAAACCATAACTAATAAGAACTAATAATATAACAGCAGGAATTGCCGTCCAGAAAAACTCCAGCTTATTATTATGAGTTATGTAACTCGCTTTTCGATCTTCTCTTCCACGAAAATAGTAAGCAACGCCAAATAAAATTGGTGTTAGAAGTAGGAATACAAAAATAATTAAACCCATTGTAACATCCCAAAGCTGATCAATCACAGGACCATGTTCTGAAGCAGCGATAGGTAATGTTTGATCCATCCATTCAGCCCGTTGCCAAAAAAAGAATATGACTAATCCAACTCCAGCTATTAAAAGAAAAATTCCATTAATATTATTAGACCCATCTGAAACCTCGTTTTTTGTTTTTGACACTAAATTACCAATCTCAAGTACTCTCACAACTTGGGCGAAAAAAACAATGGCAATAAAAACAATTAATACATTTATCATTTTATAATTTATTAAATATGATGATGTTTACTCTCTACTAACATAGGGTGATTCTTTGGTTGTAAGGCTACCTTACTTAGGTTAGATAAAACAACATATGTAAAAAACCCAATATAACCTAAAAATACACCTATTTCAACAAAACCCATATGCCAATGGGTACCAACGGTTCCTGGCATTATCATAACAAAAACATCAATATAGTGACCTATTAGAATTAGAATTGCAACAAATAAAACTTGTCCTTTTAATCTTTTTGCATCCCTATCTTGAATCAATAACATCGGGTTTACAAAGTTTAAAATAAGTGCAATTATTATTAATATATGATAGTGCTCAAACCTTACAAGATAATATGTTACCTCCTCAGGGATATTAGCATACCAAATTAATAGATACTGAGAAAACCAAGTATATGTCCAAAAAATACTAAATGCTAATAAATATCTTCCAAAGTCATGAATGTGATTTTCATTAATGTCATCTAAATAACCTTTATATTTTAAATGGATTGTAATAATTGCTATAACTGCACATGCAGACACAAAAAAGGACGCAAAGGTATACCATCCAAAAAGCGTACTAAACCAATGAGTGTCAATTGACATTATCCAATCCCATGCAACCGTAGATGTTGTAATAGCTGCGAGCACAATAAATATAGCTGAAAGAGTAAATATTTTATTATGCCATTTAATTCCACCATCCAAATCTTCATTAAGTGAATATTTTCTAAGAATAAAAGCAAAGAAACACCAGATCAACAAATACACCACAGATCTTATCAAGAAAAAGGGAATATTTAAAAAAGCTGTTTTACCTGCAATAATACTATCAAACTTTTTATTTAAAATAACATCATCCGATTTTTCATTTGTATATTTAGGGTAATCTGAATCAATTGTTTCTTGAAATACATATTCTGATGTTAATGCTTGATCCATCCAATGATAAGTATGATGCCAATGTAGAACTCCTGTTATAATTATAAATAACATAATAATTCCTCCATATGGCAAAAATGAACTAACTGCTTGTGGAATTCTTAGTAATGAGGCAGACCATCCAGATTGTGAAATGTATTGAACCGCCAGCCATACTAAAGCTGCTAATGATATCATTAAAAAAAATAAATTACTAACTAGCAAACTTGACCATGGTCTTTGTTTAATCGTATGGAAATAATGTTTCGTGACATATATAACATCATCTAAACTATGAGCATTTTTCTTTTGATCATAATCTAAATGGCAATTAAATTTCTTTTCTATTTTTGCAAAAAGAGAAGCATAGTGATAGTCTTCTAGTTCTCCGTGCTTATAATGATTATCATTAGCATGGTGCATTTCCTTGTGTTCATATTTATTTGATTCAGATTCCTTACTTGAATTTTGCTTATA is from Flavobacteriales bacterium TMED191 and encodes:
- a CDS encoding TlpA family protein disulfide reductase, with the translated sequence MRNLFFLFCLIINYNTFSQIPSVNIKTVDGGIINTSEFNNDGHPMVISFWATWCKPCKEELDNIHEVYEDWRDETNVKLIAISIDDARNASKIKPLANSKRWDYEVYHDSNSEFATQMGVKPIPHTFLLNGDKKIIWNHTGYTDGDEEELYDKILELLE
- a CDS encoding PorT family protein, with amino-acid sequence MNKFFITLFYFLFSTICISQNFHGGIIVGASTSQVSGDGLSGFNKIGPRFGIYINQEIDWYGLQLELQYITKGSKKKTDSSNPNDNINNLSFNSLNNYNFHLEYIGVPILFFSRIKKNIKLELGTSFNFIIKQSEEIDFYLDNSNEVHNFESDIILGITYPINNKILLNTRISNSISPIRPHASGETYRLNRGQYNTVLCFSLYYKLY
- the ruvB gene encoding Holliday junction branch migration DNA helicase RuvB — its product is MEENDKYDELNDSNSEYLEFDNKLRPLSFEDFSGQNEILKNLKIFVTAANQRGEALDHVLLHGPPGLGKTTLAHIIKKELGSNLKITSGPVIEKPGDLAGLLTSLEERDVLFIDEIHRLSTVVEEYLYSAMEDFRIDVMIESGPSARSVQINLNHFTLIGATTRAGLLTQPLRDRFSIPCRLDYYDATTLTKIVKRSSDILGIQISDNAAVEIASRSRGTPRIANQYVKRVRDFAQVKGTGAIDLEITETALASLHVDKNGLNRMDKRILTCIIDKFNGGPVGLTTISTAVAEESDTLEEVIEPFLIQQGYLERTPRGRQATKKAYDYLNKNLPGAQVKIF
- a CDS encoding cytochrome c oxidase subunit I; translation: MSEHGHHEENFFSKYVFTLDHKMISKQFLITGMFMGVVAMVMSALFRIQLANPGESSGVLSFFLGRWAEGGVMSPDIYLSLVTIHGTIMVFFVLTGGLSGTFANLLLPLQVGARDMASGFMNMLSYWFFFASSVIMIISLFVQSGPAAAGWTIYPPLSAVPQAMSGSGLGMTLWLVSMTLFIISSLLGGLNYIVTVLNLRTEGLTMTRLPLTVWALFITAILGVLSFPVLLSAALLLVFDRSFGTSFFLSDILVQGEVLSHAGGNPILFQHLFWFLGHPEVYIVLLPALGLTSEIIATNSRKPIFGYRAMIGSILAIAFLSFIVWGHHMFITGMNPFLGSVFVFTTLLIAIPSAIKVFNYIATLWRGNLQFTPAMLFSIGLVSTFITGGLTGLILGDSALDINVHDTYFVVAHFHIVMGLSAIFGMLAGVYHWYPKMYGRMMNLKLGYVHFWGTFICAYGTFFPMHFLGMAGLPRRYYSNTAFPMFDNLLDINEVVSFFAIVGALFQVIFFFNFFYSMYRGPKASQNPWKSNTLEWTTPVEHIHGNWPGEIPKVHRWAYDYSKPGMDDDFVSQIVPLKKGEEEAH
- a CDS encoding quinol:cytochrome C oxidoreductase, which produces MYKFERNTKILCIVLMFIGAIALLYGFVSASNNSYSDKEIKKIVKELYKQNSSKESESNKYEHKEMHHANDNHYKHGELEDYHYASLFAKIEKKFNCHLDYDQKKNAHSLDDVIYVTKHYFHTIKQRPWSSLLVSNLFFLMISLAALVWLAVQYISQSGWSASLLRIPQAVSSFLPYGGIIMLFIIITGVLHWHHTYHWMDQALTSEYVFQETIDSDYPKYTNEKSDDVILNKKFDSIIAGKTAFLNIPFFLIRSVVYLLIWCFFAFILRKYSLNEDLDGGIKWHNKIFTLSAIFIVLAAITTSTVAWDWIMSIDTHWFSTLFGWYTFASFFVSACAVIAIITIHLKYKGYLDDINENHIHDFGRYLLAFSIFWTYTWFSQYLLIWYANIPEEVTYYLVRFEHYHILIIIALILNFVNPMLLIQDRDAKRLKGQVLFVAILILIGHYIDVFVMIMPGTVGTHWHMGFVEIGVFLGYIGFFTYVVLSNLSKVALQPKNHPMLVESKHHHI